ACTTGCATTAGAAGCACTTTCAGTCGTAATCAAAATCCCTTTGGGGGCACGAATCCCGCCCCACTCATCCGTTCTTAACTCAAAACCTTCGCCACGACCTTCACTTTCGGCTTTCTCTTTCGGATGACTTAAATTGCCTAGATTCAGTTGAGTTGTACCATGACTGCTGTGTAACTGGGCACTGATTTGCCCTGTAGTATCATCAAAACGCAGTTGGTTATAACCTTCACCACCGACTTCTTTAGAACGAATCCCGCTCAGCTTTTTGGTATCGGGAAGTTGGCCTTTAATGTCAAATTTGGTTGGTGAACGTTGTGCTTCATGAATACGGCCAGTCACAAATGGGCGGTCAATGTTGCCATCAAAGAAGTCAATCACAACTAATTCATCTTTACGCGGTAAAAAGCGTGCGCCATAACCTTCACCTGCCCAAGGGGTCAGCACATCCACCCATGCTGAATCGGCATCACTGTCATTAGCGCCAGCACCACCATCATGCGCATGATCTGCTGTACGGGTGAACAGGAAGCGAACTTTAATCCGCCCCCATTCATCGACATGGATTTCCTCACCATCACTCACCACTTTGGCACGCTGTACATGCGTTATGGGACGGTGCAGCAATGGATCATATTCAGGCACAATATCAATCGTTCGGCGCACAACCATCAATTCATTGGCTTGGCGTTCTTGTTCACTGTCTTTACTGATCGTCCAGTGACTGAGACTCAATAATTTTTCAACTTGGTCTTTAATCTCTTTAGGAAGGTTATTCTGGTTATAAAAATGCTTGGTCAGAATCAAAAACTGTTTATCATTTTGACTATGATTTTTTTCTAACTCAGGATGATCGTTCAACTGAAACCAATAACCAACCTGTGTATCCCGCACACTACTATGCGCAGTAAAATATTTTGCTTGTAAAGCCTGATATTGATTTAGCTGTTTATTGAGTTTATCTAGCTGGCTATTTCCTGAAACTGTAGCTTGATCCTCTCCATTGAGATCACGAATCCAAGCAGGTGAAATATTCCATGCTTGTTCCAGACTTAAACTTTCATTATCTCGCTGAGCACTGTGCTGATGTGAACTGATCACTGAACCACTGGCATCTTCTTGGCTTAAACTATCCGCCTGCCAGCGCTGCACATGAACAGCAGTGGGTTGCAATTGGCGTTGTGCAATAAAGCTGGTAATACTATCCGACTGTTCTGTCGCATGAGAGCGATGATAGCGAATGTTTCGACGTTCAAGTGCCTTAAATTGTACATTATCATCAATTAAACGTAATTTTTGTGGCTCAATACTCTGGCTATTACTAGAGACAATATAGCTGGATTCATCAATTAAAAAGTTAATCGACTCTTCACGTAACAACCGCGTTAAATAAGCATAATCACTTTCATTCGACTGCATTGAGAAAGGACGAATATCATAGTCCTTGCTCAAACCACTGCTATCTAATTTAAGACTAGCTGCAAATAAAGGGCTTTTGCTTTGCCATTCCTTAAAAATGATTTCACAAATCTCCACCGCACTTTTATTCATAAACACGCGGCTATTGCGTCGCTTATGCCATAAGCTGGTAGCATCCTGCATCGTCAGTCGATAAAGGCTTAAAGCACCATCACTTTGCCCCTGACTTGCGCCTGTAATAATTCCTGTGGTTCTAAACAGTTGACCAGCATCTGTCACTTGATCAACAGCAACTTGGCATCCAATAAATTGTTTGAGTTCGATATAAGGATTGGTAGATAAACAAATCAGTTCTAAGGATAATCCATCATTAATACCATGATAACCCTCTAGGCGTTGCAGCATGACTTGAGTATTAAGTGCTGTATTTGAAAACTGAATACTCATCGCACGTTTTTGAGTGCCAACGCCTAATTTATCTAAGACGTTAAAGATATTATTCAACATTATTATTGCCTTATTCTTGATCAAAAAAAATTACCAGAATGATTTGTCTGATTCAATTATGAACAGGTTTCGTTTTGTGTCATTGTAACTAAAAGTCTTCGATAGCCTTGAACAACATAACGGCCCAACTGATATTTTTCTTGTATTTTAGGAATACTAAGTTGCTCCAAATCCTGTTGGTGTTGTTTTACCCAAGCCTTCTTTTGATCCTCAATGCTAATATTTAAAAATTTTCTTAAAAGCATGCGATTTTTAATAATATATTTTTCACTCCGTTTTAATCTTTTCGCAATTTCAGTCAAACTTAAATGCAAGTCCAATAAAATCTCCTGATTTTCTAAACGCCATGCTTGAACTCGATCCTTATGCTTTGCCAGACCTAAACGCTGTCTTAATTCATCTTTCTTCCGAAAAATCTGTTCAAGGCTCAAACCAAGCTTTTTGACTAAGTCCTCATTACTTAACTCAGGATTAAGGAGGTCTTCTTGATGTAGCGCAAACCAAGCCTCTTTTTGTGCTTTGATTTTGGGGATCTCCAGCATTTCTCTTAATCTTGCTTTTGCTCTTAAAATTTCTCCTGGCATTTTTTGGAATTGATCAGCTAAGACGGCAACCGTTTTTCCTGAGTTTAATAATTCCTCCTGATGATCCAATAGCCATTGCCGCTTTGCTTGTTTATCATTTTGAAATTTTTCAGAAAAACTGAATTCATCTAGCTCTTGCCGAATACGGTTATAAAATTTTTTAGCGATGAATACACTGACATCAAATTTTTCTACGATTTCCTGAACAGTTAAGCCGCTCAGCTGTTGTTTATTGGCTTGAAACCACTGCTCTTGAATCACCTCAGCTTGTTTTTTTCTAAGTCGCTTTCGCACAGGAATATCGACAAGTTCAGCTAACCAGATTTTATGTTGATAAACTTGAGGTCGTGTTAATCCATACTTCGCTTTTAATGTCTCTAAACTGTCGTACAATAGTTCATCTTGATGTGCCAGAATCCATGAATTATTTCGATAGATAAAATTTCTTTGAATACCCAATAGCCGTCTGAATTTACCGACCATACTTAAGGAGAGTTCAAGTTGTTTCGCAACTTCAAAGACTTTGTATTCTTTTACAAAATCAGCCATCTCTGGGGTTAAAATCACTGAAAAACTTGGACTAACGCCCTCATCTTTAGCGGTAAACCCATAAGGCCAGCCACGATAGACGATAATCCCAGTATGTGTTTTTCGCTCCTCGTAGGCATCCCAATACTCGCCCTCCCAATCCTTGACCGTTTTAATTTTAAAATATTTATATTTTCCCATTATTTTATTTCACTGCTCGCAATCAAATATAAAATCGTATCCACCAACATTTTTAGCGATTTTAATACTAACTAATCTTTATTTTATAAATCAACAATCCACCTGATATGTATATTAAACTGACCTATTAGGTATAAATTTTAAAATTAGAATATGAAGTCTATTTTTATTGAGTTAGAAGGCAAAAATTAAACACTTACATAAATATCAAAAGATAATAATTTCTCAAAAAATAAAATTCTTTTATCCATGCTAACACCCGATCCTGCCCCATCTCTGCTACTCTCTTTCTTTTACTTTTCTGCGTTTTACTATGCTCAGTTTATTTGTTTACGGCACTTTAGGACCCAACCGTCCCAATGCCCATATCATGGAAAATATTGGTGGTACATGGGCAGAAGCACATGTATTTGGCACACTCAAACAACAAGGCTGGGGCGCTGAATTGGGCTTTCCGGGTATTGTGCTGGATCAAAGCGAAAATCAAGTCTCTGGCTTTGTATTTTTCTCTGACAATCTAGAACAACACTGGCAAGCACTAGATGAATTCGAAGGTGCAGGCTACCAACGCGTCCCTGTCAAAGCGCATTTAAGCACAGGCGAAACCATTGATTCCTTTGTCTATGCACTCAATAGCTAAGCTGAAATTGGCGAAAATTCGACAATCCAATTAAATTTATCTGATTGCTCATTTTTTCGCTTGTTTTTTTAAACAGATTCTGTAGAATTCTCGCCACGTTGCCGGCATAGCTCAGTTGGTAGAGCAACTGACTTGTAATCAGTAGGTCCACAGTTCGAATCCGTGTGCCGGCACCATTTCTCGCTTTACTCTCGTTTTTTCCCCATCATTTTCTCAAAATGCGAAATATTCGGATTTAATAAATCCCATTCATTGGCATGACTCACAAAACATTCTGCTTGCGGTTGATACAAATTTGGATCATCCAATGTTCCTGCACGGATTGAAATCATTTCAGGTACGAGTTCTGGTAGACCAAACATTTGTGAACCACAGTTTGGGCAAAATGCACGGCGGATCGATTTGCCAGATAATCCCAAAGACTCAAAATATTTGAGTTCACCAGTAATCTTCAGTTCGGATTGATGAAAGAAAGCAATCGGTGCATAAGCACTGCCTGTGGCTTTCTGACAATCACGGCAATGACAATTAAAACGATAACGTGGCGCAACCTGCGCCTGATAACTCACTGCCCCACACAGGCATGAACCTTTATATTCATTTGGCATCTTGTTCTCACTTTTTTACTGCACTGATTTGAATATAACGTACTAATCCATCTTGGTAGAGTTTTCGGCACAACTTGGCAGTCATGTTTATTTTGAGTTGGGCCACATCAA
This genomic stretch from Acinetobacter sp. C32I harbors:
- a CDS encoding gamma-glutamylcyclotransferase family protein, which codes for MLSLFVYGTLGPNRPNAHIMENIGGTWAEAHVFGTLKQQGWGAELGFPGIVLDQSENQVSGFVFFSDNLEQHWQALDEFEGAGYQRVPVKAHLSTGETIDSFVYALNS
- a CDS encoding type VI secretion system Vgr family protein — translated: MLNNIFNVLDKLGVGTQKRAMSIQFSNTALNTQVMLQRLEGYHGINDGLSLELICLSTNPYIELKQFIGCQVAVDQVTDAGQLFRTTGIITGASQGQSDGALSLYRLTMQDATSLWHKRRNSRVFMNKSAVEICEIIFKEWQSKSPLFAASLKLDSSGLSKDYDIRPFSMQSNESDYAYLTRLLREESINFLIDESSYIVSSNSQSIEPQKLRLIDDNVQFKALERRNIRYHRSHATEQSDSITSFIAQRQLQPTAVHVQRWQADSLSQEDASGSVISSHQHSAQRDNESLSLEQAWNISPAWIRDLNGEDQATVSGNSQLDKLNKQLNQYQALQAKYFTAHSSVRDTQVGYWFQLNDHPELEKNHSQNDKQFLILTKHFYNQNNLPKEIKDQVEKLLSLSHWTISKDSEQERQANELMVVRRTIDIVPEYDPLLHRPITHVQRAKVVSDGEEIHVDEWGRIKVRFLFTRTADHAHDGGAGANDSDADSAWVDVLTPWAGEGYGARFLPRKDELVVIDFFDGNIDRPFVTGRIHEAQRSPTKFDIKGQLPDTKKLSGIRSKEVGGEGYNQLRFDDTTGQISAQLHSSHGTTQLNLGNLSHPKEKAESEGRGEGFELRTDEWGGIRAPKGILITTESASNASGNQLDRPNLQQNIEKFLATNAAIKDAAKGHQTTEPELELQESLKTELPHWNESDSTPYIAIDAKDSIILDADKGIVAQAKENIDLSSERNVQIFSGRGFLVNVLDKISLFAKAAGIKIKAGQGPIEIEAQADTMKIASQELMHVYAINDFVKIESGKGILLAAGGGYIKIEGGNIDVVCPGTMSLKAGQIKTMSGSNLSTDLAAMPKLQMDYDELFVLRNKAGKAMPNMKYRIKTEDGKTIEGVTDSEGKTEKVTSLSMTKAVITLLGYIDE
- a CDS encoding GFA family protein — protein: MPNEYKGSCLCGAVSYQAQVAPRYRFNCHCRDCQKATGSAYAPIAFFHQSELKITGELKYFESLGLSGKSIRRAFCPNCGSQMFGLPELVPEMISIRAGTLDDPNLYQPQAECFVSHANEWDLLNPNISHFEKMMGKKRE